The Pieris napi chromosome 14, ilPieNapi1.2, whole genome shotgun sequence genomic interval aagatttgtATGTGTGTGTAGTGTGTTGTTTAGTTTTCTGTACCTGACGCACATCTTtaatttttgagtctaaggttTTGCGATTTGTTTGTTGACATGAGCGCTATACTTAGTTATACAGTCACAAGACATATTTCCTAATCTTTAAACAGAAACGCCCACGCGTGTTCTCACGGAATATGCTGACGGACTGTCTAGCTCCCAGTCTCGATTATTCGATATTAAGTTTATAAGTTAGTCTTAAGCTAATCACCAATGTAACCggttgattaaatattaattaaaaaaataaaattttattctttttaaaaacgCTCCAGCGCGACCTCGCGTTTTGACTGGCGCAGCCGGTAGGATTTTCACATCCCGCGAGTATATAACTAAATTGAAAATACTCAAATCGATTTTCATAGTTCTTGAAATACCGTGGACTGTCTAATAGCAGAGTGAAAATCCGcgaatcaaataaataagtcaaatagaagagcattaaaataatatccgGTGCAGTGTGTGATTAGTGACTCAGGAAGAATGGAATTGGGCTGGCGGTGAGTAAACCTTTTCACTTCCCgctaaaaatttcattttattccacatattatatattattacattatctgATTTTGTTTCGTAACAAATCTACGAATAAAATTGTACTCAGAGTGTAATTAGATTAGGAActgtagttttaaaattatattgcacAAGAATAggcaatataatatagattaaatatagagatagataaaaaaatatattattaattagtacggatttattgcaaattcaaaattatacaagtaatttaaagaagtgtaagtgattatattgtattcttatatataaaaattaaagactaaaaatgtcaatggaaacatttaaatttgtacCAAGGGAGGTTTTGTCCTTGATTCCCAAATATGATGGGACAGAAAActtactaaatttatttattgcaaaaagTGAATATGTGATAAAAGAATTTAGAGTCGAAGGTAATGCCGCCCaaaatttatacttatttcATGCAATAACTAGTCGCTTAGTGGGTAAAGCGGCAACGCTATTAAgtgaaaatcaaaatattacatcatGGGAtcattttaaagatatattgaCTCAACATTTCGGCGACCCGCGTTCAGAAGAATGTATAGCAATAGAATTagaatcattaaaaattaaatctggAGAATCATATATAGAGTTCTGTCAAAGAATACAAAGTGTTAAAAGTTCCCTAACCTCAAAGGTTAATAGGTTAACCGATGAGAGTATTAAAGCAgccaaattaataatttataataatacggCTCTTAATGTATTcctttataatttatctgaAGATCTTTTACGTATTGTTCGCCTAAAGGGCTGTACTAATTTAGAGAATGCATTAAGTGTTGTTACTGAAGAGgttaattttcattatcaatattctattaaaaataaattgtggaAGAATAGTGTATCCCctcaacaaaataattttaaacctgGAATTCcttctcaaaataattttaaacctgGCATTTCTCctcaaaataatttagcatCAAATGTGCCTCCAcagaataactttaattacggGATTCccccacaaaataatttaaaatacggAATTCCCCCACAAAATCACGTTAAGTTTGGAATGCCcacacaaaataactttaaattcgGGATACCACCACAGAACAACTTTAAATTCGGGATACCACCACagaataactttaaatttggaatGCCCCCGCAAAATAATTATCGGTTTGGAATTTCACCTCAAAGTAATAGTCGATTCGGTATACctcaacaaaattataaatttggttACCAGCCACAGCAGGGTCCTAGGTTCGATATACCACATCAAAAAGAGAATCCACAACCAGTTAACACAGACGTTTCTATGCGAACCGCACCGATAAGACAAAATATGATTAATGACTCTGAATATTATTACGAACCATATTATTACAACGACTATAGCGATTATGATAACTATGAATCAAACGAAACAACCGTgtgtgaaaattttaatttattagaaaatcaAGAAAATTCTAAAGATAACAAGGAAATAGATTCGCAGCAAGTAAATTTTCAGGGAGAAGCCTCGAATCATATAccgaaataataaatcttaactATTGTGAtagcattttaaaattaccacACATATTAATTCCGGAACTAAACGCAAAATTTCTTATAGACACTGGTAGTAGTCGTTCGTTTATCAGTCCTTCTAAAGTAAATCAATTtcttaatgaatataaaagcTATGAACCATTTACAGTGGTTAGCACTCATGCTCGAAGTACACATAACGAAGTAGTATACATCCCTTTgccgtatatttttaatagcccTTTAATgcataaattttatgtatatgatGTAGATGCTAGATATCATGGTTTAATTGGCTCAGATTTATTAAAGGAATTAGAAGCTAGCATTGATATGAAAAATCAAATACTGTATACAACTGGTTCTgccatacctatattatatagtcCTCCATACGAAGCTATAATTGAACCCAGAACagaatcaaaaattaaaaccccTACTAATCTACAAAATGGAGATGACATAGTAGAACAGGACAATTTCAGTAATGGCGTTCATATGCCAAATGCTATCGTTACATGTGAAAACTTCTTTGCAACCAccgaaatacaaaatacatctgagaaaccatttaaaattactttgaaaGAATCTATTAAAGTctcagttttaaaaaataatgaaatttgtaaaagtaattttataaatgaaactttaacaaatgataatgttttaaaagaaaatttgtcCAAGCTTCGTTTAGATCATATGAATAGTGAGGAACGTAACATAATCTCTAAACAATGTTATGAGTTTcgtgataatatattttattctgataAAATTCCTTTATCATTCACCAATCAgattaaacacaaaattagAACAGTTAACGACAACCCCATTTATATTAGACCATATAGACATCCTGCTTCTCAAAACCAAGAGATAGAAAAACAGATAAATAAACTCTTTGAAGataacgtcataaaaaaatcatttttccCTTATAGTGCAACGGTTCATTTGgtaccaaaaataaaacatttccgGTCTTATTTATATGGTATAAAGAAatcaaaaactaaactaacacgttggaaatttcaaaaatggaaagaaaaattCAAACGCAGACTCATCATCTAGAAAAAGAGTTAACACGCGACGTAGTAAGGATAAGGCTCGTTATCATAAAGGCTCGAGTATCGGGTCCAATTCATAGAAACGTTATTCCAGTGATAACTCTTAAACGAAAAACTAAGTTACATACTAAAGATTTAAAACGCCCTTCACAGGTTGTTACTCCTGCTGGTACATCTGACACCAAGCCAGGCCCTTCAACTGCAAAAGATTAATAGAAACCCAGGCCTCCTACCCATTAAAGAAGGTCAAGCAGTAGTAGCTTACGACAGATGGACCGTGATAaagattttagattttaaagcTATCAACAAcgaactaaaactaaatataaataacttctTAACACTTAAAACCGAAGTCCAAAATTGTTTCGACACTAGCCTATTCAATTTGCATTTCCAAGAAGTACAGTTACAAACTAGtttcataatgaatataaCAGTGGAAAAATATAAGCAATTAGTTCCGACTTCTAAATCTAAACGAGGTTTATTGAATCCTATTGGAACATTCATTAAAGCAATAACAGGCAATCTTGATAATGAAGATGCTATTAGATAtgaagatttaattaataaattaaaaactagacAGGACgctattagtaataaaataaccaTTGTTTCCGAAATGATGAGTactgtaacaaaaattattaatgtaacaaggaataatttcattcaaattaaagaacgtTTTGAGGACATAGATCTCAGGTTAAACAATTCTAAAATGCTACAAATGAGCAatgaaattattcatttttataatatttttacccaTAACTTTCAAACTATATACTCAAGACTAAATGAAATTGAAACAGCTCTCGCTTTTGCTaggattaaaatattacatcaatCTATTATTGATACTAAGGAATTACtgtcaattttaaaagaaatagaatctatgtataatttagtatttccagtgaatattgaaaatattgtaaaaattgaACTGAATATTGAGATGGAAGCGTATATCAAACAAAATcagataaagtttattatgcACATAcccttaattaaaaatgaactttataattattataaattaatacctTTACCAGTGcatagtaatagtaataatatatctaacaTTATCCTTCCTAAGTATCCCTATGTCCTAGTGAAAGGGTTGAAAGTCGAGCCGCTCTCACAACCATGCCAAGAAATAGATGAAAACCGATTTTTATGTCCTGAATTTGAAACTGCACCGGTATTGAAGGACGAATGTATTACTACACTAATGAATTTTTCCCCCAACACATCTTCATGTCGTCCTGTACCCGTTCTAATCGAAGATGTCAAGATTTATTTAGTACAACAAAATCATTGGATAATATTTTCTAGAATAGAAACCAttatatctaaaatgtgtgacaacgACGTTTCACATGAGCCATTAATGGGCACTTACCTGTTAACCCTAGATGATGATTGTTCGATAAGAATCAAGGATTTCAACTTGAAAAGACACGAACACCAGGGAAACGATATCGCGTTTTCCCGATTCCCAATTGTAAACCTACCGTTAATCTCCAGCGAAATTAAGTCACAGAACAAGCGTCTGAATTTAGATGGAATTGACCTTGCAGACGTTCAACTCTTAAACCTTTTGGTGAAAAATAGTGTTCCTACAAGTGTTAGTGAAAGTGAATTAAATCAATGGTTCtttggtataattaatatagtaataagttttttactCATGACATGTGTCATTTTATtagcatttaaaaatagaattaagaaaattatgtttCAACCTAAACAGAATATTCGAGATCATCCAAACCCTGAGGATAATCTCGATTCTAAGGAGAGAGGAGTTATACAGTCACAAGACATATTTCCTAATCTTTAAACAGAAACGCCCACGCGTGTTCTCACGGAATATGCTGACGGACTGTCTAGCTCCCAGTCTCGATTATTCGATATTAAGTTTATAAGTTAGTCTTAAGCTAATCACCAATGTAACCggttgattaaatattaattaaaaaaataaaattttattctttttaaaaacgCTCCAGCGCGACCTCGCGTTTTGACTACTTACtggttataataataaataaataaaatatgtttattatggaacataagatacaggtatcacttattccacgtcattaaatttgaatttgttagCATCccactcatcggcaaagaagacagagggtgttgaggccgagagaaaaagccggcgttaaaactctcggtactcttttaaaatagcaaatcaaacaacacctattttaaaaaaaatgtcgtaaattaattagaaattgtctagcactagtcccaggcccttttatcaactagataatcgttaactttatagtaagcctttttacacagcttttctttaaacatttcttaaatttattaaaaggcagagataaaagagcctctgggattttattaaagatgaGTAACCCTTTTCCACAAAAAAGAATtgctaactttagatagtctagtacggggaaattgcagcctgcgtttgttccgagtattaacattgtgcgtatgttctattctagtaaacttatcactatttttgtataaaattatacatacataatattttcataaatatattgcgagggaaaggtaagtatattaatttccttgaatttatctctgcGTACAGTGGCATATGTATTACTATCATAAGATGAATACATCAGAAACATTTAAACATTACATTGtgtttagtataattatatcttataatataaagtattcgGAGCAATGGCGTTACTGAGAAGGGCTTATGAATTGAcaacgtcaaagtcaaattagttcaaaaTCACGAGTAccaaataattactttaattttgacTGTTTGATTTTCAAACATTCAAAGAACTAACCggttacttttaataatgataattaatattactaagGATCATTGAATGGTCTTTCTTCCTTTGAACTGTTTTGACATTgacgttgttaatttataagccGTGTGACAaataatgacaatggcagctgacaTTCAAGCCATGGCTCCGACAAGTAAATTACGAGTAATGCAGCCGGAGTTCAAACGTACAAACTCACGCTTAACTATACTAACATTGCttaatctacaagtaaaagaaaggaaaggatttttaattttatcacttataatacactagtagactcgggcaagcgttgctgtggctaagatttttgttatatcacatagtagtaaactattcaagagaaaaggcaggagaacacctATCCACCAtgtttttttggtggttatgccattaaattgtattggtaattattttgataaggatcaatacctaggtacgaataaagagccttttctagcggtggtattttaa includes:
- the LOC125055863 gene encoding uncharacterized protein LOC125055863 — its product is MELGWRLLLLLVHLTPSQALQLQKINRNPGLLPIKEGQAVVAYDRWTVIKILDFKAINNELKLNINNFLTLKTEVQNCFDTSLFNLHFQEVQLQTSFIMNITVEKYKQLVPTSKSKRGLLNPIGTFIKAITGNLDNEDAIRYEDLINKLKTRQDAISNKITIVSEMMSTVTKIINVTRNNFIQIKERFEDIDLRLNNSKMLQMSNEIIHFYNIFTHNFQTIYSRLNEIETALAFARIKILHQSIIDTKELLSILKEIESMYNLVFPVNIENIVKIELNIEMEAYIKQNQIKFIMHIPLIKNELYNYYKLIPLPVHSNSNNISNIILPKYPYVLVKGLKVEPLSQPCQEIDENRFLCPEFETAPVLKDECITTLMNFSPNTSSCRPVPVLIEDVKIYLVQQNHWIIFSRIETIISKMCDNDVSHEPLMGTYLLTLDDDCSIRIKDFNLKRHEHQGNDIAFSRFPIVNLPLISSEIKSQNKRLNLDGIDLADVQLLNLLVKNSVPTSVSESELNQWFFGIINIVISFLLMTCVILLAFKNRIKKIMFQPKQNIRDHPNPEDNLDSKERGVIQSQDIFPNL